A region of Streptomyces sp. NBC_01788 DNA encodes the following proteins:
- the pqqA gene encoding pyrroloquinoline quinone precursor peptide PqqA, with protein MESQLEVWETPEFEEIAVAAEVTMYVARLED; from the coding sequence ATGGAGTCCCAGCTCGAAGTGTGGGAGACGCCCGAGTTCGAGGAGATCGCGGTCGCGGCCGAGGTGACCATGTACGTCGCCAGGCTGGAGGACTGA
- a CDS encoding MSMEG_3727 family PQQ-associated protein, with amino-acid sequence MTTAKERSDLLDKIGLAGQNKAALGQVLGTGTIGQATVGPDGRMHATLRINPDELAWDPSILVMPHGGDIELELVNDDNNTHCALLPSNGDRKFIWLVNQSRGRAALNLDGPGYYWYGSPTGNDEGRGLTGAIVVMGDAPPEARLDRPEQPRP; translated from the coding sequence ATGACGACCGCGAAGGAACGATCCGATTTGCTGGACAAGATCGGGTTGGCCGGACAGAACAAGGCAGCGCTGGGCCAGGTGCTCGGCACGGGAACCATTGGGCAGGCCACCGTGGGGCCTGACGGCCGCATGCACGCCACCCTTCGCATCAACCCGGACGAGCTGGCCTGGGACCCCTCCATCCTGGTCATGCCCCATGGAGGCGACATCGAGCTCGAACTCGTCAATGACGACAACAACACGCACTGCGCGCTCCTGCCCAGCAACGGCGACCGGAAGTTCATCTGGCTGGTGAACCAGTCACGAGGACGGGCGGCCCTCAACCTCGACGGGCCCGGCTACTACTGGTACGGCTCGCCCACCGGCAACGACGAGGGCCGCGGGCTGACCGGGGCCATCGTCGTCATGGGCGACGCTCCGCCGGAGGCCCGCCTGGACCGCCCCGAACAGCCGCGCCCGTAG
- the pqqB gene encoding pyrroloquinoline quinone biosynthesis protein PqqB: MLLRVLGSAAGGGSPQWNCGCPVCTEVRSRTGLARTQSSVAVSADGRRWFLVNASPDVRTQIEAFPGLHPHDDRTTPLEAVLLTDAELDHTLGLLLLREARALRLYATPATHETLLSGSGILRTLERYCPVEWRAVAPGACLALADGLSSRAFDVPTSKRDRFGTGTDHGRVVGYRLTDERSGATLVYLPGVQSLTPELRAEIEGCACLLIDGTCWRDDELVRLGLAAKTSREMGHLPIGGPDGSLAQLPSLGVGRTIFVHMNNTNPVLLEDTPERRTVEESGMEVAMDGLEVRV, translated from the coding sequence GTGTTGCTGCGCGTACTGGGCTCGGCGGCGGGGGGCGGCTCCCCGCAGTGGAACTGCGGCTGCCCGGTGTGCACCGAGGTCCGCTCCCGGACCGGGCTCGCGCGCACGCAGTCGTCGGTCGCGGTCAGCGCCGACGGCCGCAGGTGGTTCCTCGTCAACGCCTCACCCGACGTCCGCACCCAGATCGAGGCCTTCCCCGGCCTGCACCCGCACGACGACCGCACCACGCCGCTGGAGGCGGTGCTGCTCACCGACGCCGAGCTGGACCACACGCTCGGCCTGCTCCTGCTGCGCGAGGCCCGCGCCCTGCGGCTGTACGCCACACCCGCGACGCACGAGACCCTGCTCAGCGGCTCGGGGATCCTGCGCACGCTCGAACGCTACTGCCCGGTCGAGTGGCGGGCAGTGGCCCCCGGCGCCTGTCTCGCCCTGGCGGACGGGCTGTCCTCCCGGGCGTTCGACGTGCCCACCAGCAAGCGGGACCGCTTCGGAACCGGGACGGACCACGGCCGCGTCGTCGGCTACCGGCTGACCGACGAGCGCAGCGGGGCAACGCTGGTGTACCTGCCGGGGGTGCAGTCGCTGACGCCGGAGCTGCGCGCGGAGATCGAGGGCTGCGCCTGCCTGCTGATCGACGGAACCTGCTGGCGCGACGACGAGCTCGTACGGCTCGGCCTGGCCGCCAAGACGTCCCGGGAGATGGGCCATCTGCCCATCGGCGGCCCGGACGGCAGCCTGGCCCAGCTCCCGTCGCTCGGCGTGGGCCGGACGATCTTCGTGCACATGAACAACACCAATCCGGTCCTTCTGGAGGACACGCCCGAGCGGCGTACCGTGGAGGAGAGCGGCATGGAAGTGGCCATGGACGGTCTGGAAGTCCGGGTGTAG
- a CDS encoding PQQ-dependent dehydrogenase, methanol/ethanol family, whose translation MSVDYVDAGWAVDQGTLSGKVAGGDIAPPVVAHVDYERLLNARQEPQNWLTYYGSYDGQRYSPLDQINTETVKRMVPAWVFQAGTTGLIAGASTYSFEAAPIVVDGVMFVSGWDGWVWALDAKTGVEIWRYKHAVPFDVSLCCGNVNRGVAVAQGKVFFVTANARMIALDATTGKRVWDRTYGDVRAGESATLAPLVVKNMVIVGSSGGEFGVRGHLDAFGLETGEHQWRCYTVPKPGEPGSETWPADGEAWARGGANCWVTGTFDPETNLLYVGTGNPAPDFDGAVREGDNLFTDSIIAVDVDSGRIRWYYQCTPHDVWDYDSIAECILFEHDGRKLLGHFDKNGYFFVLDRTNGERIRITPFVDRITWGAITRDGQVTAKMYPDKEGVPVHFYPGPAGAKEWTHAAYSPKTGLFYVPVQDTGATATRRRREFKESIPYWGAGVQVDIEDMAGSISAFDANGEEKWRRRNELPMCASVLATGGDLVFAGKPSGEFVALDARTGETLWQFQCGSGHHSNPTTYMVEGRQYIAVPVGWGGWAEGFLPGMLGAGHGSALMVFALPESP comes from the coding sequence ATGTCCGTCGACTACGTGGACGCGGGCTGGGCCGTCGACCAGGGAACCCTGAGCGGCAAGGTCGCGGGCGGGGACATCGCGCCACCCGTGGTGGCCCATGTCGACTACGAGCGCCTGCTCAACGCCCGCCAGGAACCCCAGAACTGGCTCACCTACTACGGCTCCTACGACGGGCAGCGGTACAGTCCGCTGGACCAGATCAACACGGAGACCGTCAAGCGCATGGTCCCCGCGTGGGTGTTCCAGGCCGGCACGACCGGTCTGATCGCCGGCGCGTCGACCTACTCGTTCGAGGCCGCCCCGATCGTCGTGGACGGGGTCATGTTCGTCTCCGGCTGGGACGGCTGGGTCTGGGCCCTCGACGCGAAGACTGGTGTGGAGATCTGGCGGTACAAGCACGCGGTCCCCTTCGACGTCTCCCTGTGCTGCGGGAACGTCAACCGCGGGGTCGCCGTGGCTCAGGGAAAGGTCTTCTTCGTCACGGCGAACGCCCGTATGATCGCGCTCGACGCCACCACCGGCAAGCGGGTCTGGGACAGGACCTACGGTGACGTCCGGGCCGGGGAGAGTGCCACGCTGGCCCCGCTGGTCGTGAAGAACATGGTCATCGTCGGCAGCTCCGGCGGCGAGTTCGGCGTGCGGGGCCACCTCGACGCGTTCGGCCTCGAGACCGGCGAGCACCAGTGGCGCTGCTACACGGTGCCCAAGCCCGGCGAGCCCGGCTCGGAGACCTGGCCCGCCGACGGTGAGGCCTGGGCCCGAGGCGGGGCGAACTGCTGGGTCACCGGCACCTTCGACCCCGAGACGAACCTGCTGTACGTCGGCACCGGCAACCCGGCGCCCGACTTCGACGGAGCCGTCCGCGAGGGCGACAACCTCTTCACCGACAGCATCATCGCCGTCGACGTGGACAGCGGCCGGATCCGCTGGTACTACCAGTGCACCCCGCACGACGTGTGGGACTACGACAGCATCGCCGAGTGCATCCTCTTCGAGCACGACGGCCGCAAGCTGCTCGGTCACTTCGACAAGAACGGCTACTTCTTCGTCCTCGACCGCACCAACGGTGAGCGGATCCGGATCACCCCGTTCGTGGACCGCATCACCTGGGGAGCGATCACACGGGACGGCCAGGTGACGGCCAAGATGTACCCGGACAAGGAGGGAGTGCCGGTCCACTTCTACCCGGGTCCGGCCGGCGCCAAGGAATGGACCCACGCGGCCTACAGTCCCAAGACCGGGCTCTTCTACGTCCCGGTACAGGACACCGGGGCCACGGCCACCCGGCGGCGCCGGGAGTTCAAGGAGAGCATTCCGTACTGGGGCGCGGGCGTTCAGGTGGACATCGAGGACATGGCCGGGTCCATCAGCGCGTTCGATGCGAACGGCGAGGAGAAGTGGCGCCGGCGCAACGAACTCCCGATGTGCGCCTCGGTGCTGGCCACCGGCGGCGACCTGGTGTTCGCCGGTAAACCCTCAGGGGAGTTCGTCGCGCTCGACGCCCGTACCGGGGAGACGTTGTGGCAGTTCCAGTGCGGAAGCGGCCACCACAGCAACCCGACCACCTACATGGTCGAGGGCAGGCAGTACATCGCCGTGCCCGTCGGCTGGGGCGGATGGGCCGAGGGGTTCCTGCCCGGCATGCTCGGCGCGGGGCACGGAAGCGCCCTGATGGTCTTCGCCCTCCCGGAATCGCCGTAG